Proteins co-encoded in one Coraliomargarita parva genomic window:
- a CDS encoding sulfate ABC transporter substrate-binding protein: MSLYEKADQATEHGGRYDLLRRRMALIVSVATLLLLGAVWFHFFVASGPVLRVLSFDASREFQHELDLAYQAMDWEGQSPPRVMTLHAGSVRQARSLTEGVVADLICLGSPFEMMELVRGGYDVPPDWQERYPDGASPFSSTIVFLVRRGNPKGITGWEDLRRLEVRTVMPSPRVSAAGRYAYLALVESFRRMPVEPGSQESFDAVAARIRYIESGARHSLSAFLANFMDDVLLTWESEAQGYLAGMDVDSGVEVVYPGFSIRAEPVVSVLPMHAREHEAELWSQRYLELLFSEGGQLLASRYGFRVNGETGVLPDIERFRVESAFGSWDEAWRQHLGPEGSFERIQALKKARTGGSE, from the coding sequence ATGAGCCTGTATGAAAAAGCGGATCAGGCCACGGAGCACGGCGGTCGTTACGATCTCTTGCGTCGGCGCATGGCCTTGATTGTTTCGGTCGCGACGCTGTTGCTGCTCGGGGCGGTCTGGTTCCACTTCTTTGTCGCTTCGGGGCCGGTCCTGCGCGTCTTGTCCTTTGATGCCAGCCGTGAGTTTCAGCATGAGTTGGATCTGGCTTATCAAGCCATGGATTGGGAGGGGCAATCGCCGCCCCGGGTGATGACGCTACACGCCGGATCGGTGCGTCAGGCCCGTTCGCTGACCGAGGGAGTGGTGGCGGATCTGATCTGTCTAGGCAGTCCCTTCGAAATGATGGAGCTGGTGCGCGGAGGATATGATGTGCCGCCTGACTGGCAGGAACGGTATCCGGACGGGGCCTCTCCGTTTTCCTCAACCATCGTTTTTCTGGTCCGGCGTGGGAATCCGAAGGGAATTACAGGTTGGGAGGACCTGCGGCGCCTGGAGGTGCGCACGGTGATGCCTTCGCCCCGGGTGAGTGCGGCCGGGCGTTATGCCTATCTCGCGCTGGTTGAGTCCTTCCGAAGGATGCCGGTTGAACCGGGCAGCCAGGAGTCGTTTGACGCGGTGGCGGCGCGCATTCGTTACATTGAGTCGGGAGCACGCCACTCATTATCAGCCTTTCTTGCCAATTTTATGGACGATGTCCTGTTGACTTGGGAAAGCGAAGCACAGGGCTACCTTGCAGGCATGGATGTTGATTCCGGAGTCGAGGTGGTATACCCCGGATTCAGCATCCGGGCGGAACCTGTGGTCAGCGTATTGCCCATGCATGCCCGGGAACATGAGGCAGAGCTTTGGAGCCAGCGTTATCTGGAACTTCTTTTCAGCGAAGGTGGCCAGCTGCTGGCAAGCAGGTATGGGTTTCGCGTGAACGGAGAGACTGGCGTGCTTCCGGACATCGAGCGCTTCCGGGTCGAGAGCGCTTTTGGGAGCTGGGATGAGGCTTGGCGGCAGCATCTCGGTCCGGAGGGGAGCTTTGAACGGATACAGGCCCTGAAAAAAGCGCGAACCGGTGGGAGTGAGTAG